A part of Papilio machaon chromosome 11, ilPapMach1.1, whole genome shotgun sequence genomic DNA contains:
- the LOC106709613 gene encoding coiled-coil domain-containing protein 130 homolog, which yields MGERKGQNLYYPPDYDPKVGGLNKFQGTHALRERARKLHMGILIIRFEMPYNIWCDGCKNHIGMGVRYNAEKKKIGMYYSTPVYQFRMKCHLCDNHFEIKTDPGNLDYVIVSGARRQENRWDPTENGQIVPETKETQKRLFDDAMFKLEHKTGDVDLSKLDKPRLGKLVGRNETVWKDDYEANCSLRRNFRKRRKELEESAITDGLLLNKSSLDINLLPESEEDRNLASLLALRPSRSIEESHKNVRTKILNSPALPSSSGLITSFGGLKKEESLSKSSSLTRNILGITVKRNKESTRDLCSLDKKGGDENCKEEIKLIEKCNNKVINSDKSTEMLKENRTISLVGDYGSSGESSEG from the exons ATGGGTGAACGAAAGGGACAAAATCTATACTATCCCCCTGACTATGATCCTAAAGTCGGGGGGTTAAATAAATTCCAAGGGACTCATGCGCTACGAGAAAGAGCTAGGAAACTCCACAtgggtattttaattataagatttGAGATGCCATACAATATATGGTGTGATGGCTGTAAAAACCATATTGGTATGGGTGTTCGTTACAATGCAGAGAAGAAGAAAATCGGAATGTACTACAGCACCCCTGTTTATCAATTTAGAATGAAATGTCACTTGTGTGATAATCACTTTGAAATCAAGACTGATCCTGGA AATTTAGACTATGTCATAGTTTCTGGAGCAAGACGTCAAGAAAATCGTTGGGATCCTACTGAGAATGGTCAAATTGTTCCCGAAACGAAAGAAACTCAGAAAAGGCTCTTTGATGATGCTATGTTCAAATTGGAACATAAAACTGGTGATGTGGATCTCAGTAAACTGGATAAACCAAGGTTAGGAAAACTGGTTGGAAGAAATGAAACAGTTTGGAAAGATGATTATGAAGCTAACTGTTCGTTGCGTAGGAACTTCAGG AAAAGGAGGAAGGAACTAGAAGAATCAGCAATTACTGATGGTCTCCTTCTAAATAAATCATCACttgacattaatttattaccagAAAGTGAGGAAGATAGAAATCTTGCATCACTACTTGCTCTACGACCATCACGAAGTATTGAAGAGAGTCACAAAAATGTACGGACCAAGATATTAAATAGTCCAGCATTACCAAGCTCTAGTGGACTTATAACAAGTTTTGGTGggttaaaaaaagaagaatcGCTAAGCAAAAGTTCTTCACTTACGAGAAACATACTTGGTATCACTGTaaagagaaataaagaaaGTACTAGAGATTTATGTTCTTTGGATAAGAAAGGAGGTGATGAAAATTGTAAggaagaaattaaattgatagaaaaatgtaataataaagtaattaatagtGATAAGAGTACAGAGATGTTGAAAGAGAATAGAACAATATCTTTAGTAGGAGATTACGGATCAAGCGGAGAAAGTTCAGAAGGATAA
- the LOC106709614 gene encoding WD and tetratricopeptide repeats protein 1 has protein sequence MGRSQDPAWTKGTVALTAARERGDIDRKFQNDLTVTRSMIDRLGLEKELHGHMGCVNCLEWNYDGSILASASDDLHVILWDPYRYKELHKIATGHTGNIFSVKFVSNDTLATCAADGTVRVRTTAGASLLECSCHCGRVKRLAVPPDNPNLIWSAGEDGVVIQHDLRTSHRCNSVNTNVLVNLIKHLGRYAEAKCVAVNPRRPYQLAVGANDCYARLYDTRMIKLSRGHQTRVPTSQMLFERQNVLCSRAGHGDPDNDVPKAAVQYFAPGHLSMDANEHTFPKKATTYVSFSNDGNELLVNLGSEHVYLFDINSGRRPILVESFIIQHNHGNREGEGKQPAKNGTTSPANGTSGNGTIDTQPQLPDRILQLKEAGNELVNKGEYIAAVDYYNSAIAECPDHAVLYSNRAATLMRRGWSGDTYAAIRDCYKAIKLDPNNVKSHFRLAKGLMELKRPREAHECLLYFKDKFPRHAASHAVFLLQKDINVALENIETLPDEADENEETLSTSLAERQLRAAALDYSARFLGHCNTTTDIKEAIFLGPRSDYVAAGSDDGSLFIWCRSSGNVARCLRADESILNCVQMHPTLCLLATSGIEAVVRLWSPRPEDGCVESRVVSDLEGATYANQQRMRSDPFEAMLFNISFAGAGERDLHPPACRTS, from the exons ATGGGTCGGAGTCAAGATCCTGCTTGGACCAAGGGCACGGTCGCCCTGACTGCGGCCCGGGAACGTGGGGATATCGACCGCAAATTCCAAAACGATTTGACAGTAACCCGAAGTATGATAGACCGACTGGGTCTCGAGAAGGAACTTCACGGGCATATGGGATGCGTAAATTGCCTCGAATGGAATTACGACGGCTC TATATTGGCGTCAGCTTCGGACGATCTGCACGTCATTTTGTGGGATCCCTACCGATACAAAGAGCTCCACAAAATTGCCACTGGCCACACAGGAAATATTTTCTCTGTGAAG tttGTGTCCAATGATACGTTGGCGACTTGCGCAGCAGATGGTACCGTCCGAGTGCGCACCACGGCCGGCGCATCGCTGCTGGAGTGCTCCTGTCACTGTGGCAGAGTGAAACGCCTCGCTGTACCGCCAGACAACCCTAATCTAATATGGTCAGCTGGTGAAGATGGTGTTGTGAT ACAACATGATCTTCGTACAAGTCATCGCTGTAACTCGGTGAACACCAATGTCCTGGTGAACTTAATCAAACATCTGGGAAGGTACGCGGAGGCTAAGTGCGTTGCCGTCAATCCTCGTCGGCCGTATCAGCTCGCAGTTGGTGCTAATGACTGTTACGCACGATTATATGATACTAGGATGATCAAGTTATCACGAGGACAT CAAACCCGAGTGCCAACATCCCAGATGTTGTTCGAGCGTCAGAATGTATTGTGCTCTCGCGCAGGACATGGCGACCCTGACAATGACGTACCAAAAGCAGCAGTTCAGTATTTTGCACCAG GTCACCTTTCAATGGACGCCAACGAACATACGTTTCCAAAGAAGGCGACAACTTATGTCTCCTTTAGTAACGACGGTAACGAACTTCTTGTCAATTTGGGATCAGAACAT GTGTACTTATTTGATATCAACTCCGGTCGGAGACCTATTCTGGTGGAAAGTTTTATAATCCAGCACAACCACGGCAATAGGGAGGGTGAGGGCAAGCAACCGGCTAAGAACGGCACCACCTCCCCCGCTAACGGCACCAGCGGTAACGGCACCATAGATACACAGCCACAGCTGCCAGATAGAATACTGCAGCTAAAAGAGGCG gGTAATGAATTGGTGAACAAGGGAGAGTATATAGCGGCTGTGGACTACTACAACAGTGCGATAGCGGAGTGTCCAGACCACGCGGTGCTCTACTCCAACCGCGCAGCCACACTCATGCGTCGTGGATG GTCCGGCGACACATACGCCGCGATACGAGATTGCTACAAGGCGATAAAACTGGACCCCAACAACGTGAAGTCTCACTTCCGCCTGGCCAAGGGTCTGATGGAGCTGAAGCGTCCTCGTGAGGCTCACGAGTGTCTCCTCTACTTCAAGGACAAGTTCCCGCGACACGCAGCATCACATGCAGTCTTCTTGCTGCAGAAGGACATCAATGTGGCTCTCGAGAACATCGAGACTTTACCTGATGAAG CAGACGAGAACGAAGAGACGCTGAGCACCTCGCTGGCGGAGCGTCAGCTGCGCGCAGCCGCACTCGACTACAGCGCGCGCTTCCTCGGACATTGCAACACCACCACTGACATCAAGGAGGCCATCTTCCTCGGACCTCGATCTGACTACGTCGCCGCCGG TTCTGACGACGGCAGCCTGTTCATCTGGTGCCGGTCATCAGGCAACGTGGCGAGATGTCTGCGAGCTGATGAGTCCATCCTCAACTGTGTACAGATGCATCCCACGCTCTGTCTCCTCGCCACCAGCGGCATTGAGGCCGTCGTACGTCTTTGGAGCCCACGTCCAGAG GACGGTTGTGTTGAGTCTCGTGTGGTGTCAGACCTGGAGGGTGCGACATACGCCAACCAGCAGCGCATGCGCAGCGACCCCTTTGAGGCCATGCTCTTCAACATCAGCTTTGCAGGTGCCGGAGAGAGGGACCTTCACCCCCCAGCCTGCCGCACCTC